A segment of the Hyperolius riggenbachi isolate aHypRig1 chromosome 8, aHypRig1.pri, whole genome shotgun sequence genome:
aatttcagtgcatgcttttcacctttctctttccataactagggttatacaggtggcagccattagcaattcctcctttgctggacaccatctacttcaccagtttgacggattctgtcccggcaatatgaaaggaagggaggggttcctccaataaatgtaaaatattttatatttgtcatcatgcagctgaaaaaaagctgctatttattattataatttagaaaatagattttatttctgaaatcttgtatttttaatttgggtccactttaaggaaaggATGTGGGAAGAGGGCCTGACttatttttttcctccctccctttatcCCCCCctacctcccttccctagtgcccTATATTTTAGTCCATTAGTACAGGCAGCGGCAGAGTAGCTCTGTAGTGGTGTTTTAAGTGGACCCTGTTACCATCTCCAATGCTTTGTCTCCTAACTATTCTTCTGCACGCCACCCATGGGTCTTCAAGAAAACATTGCTGGAAGAAACTTCAGATTCTCTCTATTGGCCTGAATTCTTCCCAAAGTGTTTCCAGCTGCCATCTCTTTCTCAGGTAAATGAAACACACTTGCCTGACCATCCACATGATCTAAAGGAAAATGTAATTCTTAAGCTTAGACCACCTTGTTCTCTGTGCTCTTGCTCCGTGGTCCCGTTCTGACATTCACATACTTATTGTAGGTCCTTTTTGACACTGAACAGATATTAGCTTAGATGTTTTGACTGGTATGTGGCAACACAGACCCATTTGCAGCAAGCTATAGTGCACTGTGTGCTCTGACATCTTTTTCTCAAGGGTCAGCATCAAGTTTTTACCTAGTTTGTGCAAGAGAAGTTTCTTCATATGATCAGATTTGAGATTATAGCCTTTTCTTCTCATGCACATCAATGAGACTTGGTCACCCATGGCTTTGGTCCCAGTGTTTAATTTTGGCCCACTTCATATTTGAGTGTGATGTCCCTGCTCGATAGAATCAATAGGTAAGTATCCATGGGTAAGCActgatctttttctttttttaaatgaaaatggatttttcctttaagatAACATTTTTGATGTACAGGCAGCTTATGTCACTGATCCAAGATTGCTGAGACGAATACTATCTATACACTAGCAGTAAGGACGAGCCTGGTTCGTCCAGCTAAAAATTGCTGAAAGTGGTATGAATGATCCAGGCTCATCAATGCGGCCAAGGAGATTTGTAGCtgctgatcccccctccctccactgtgCATCCCTCCCTCCATCCTGATCCCCAGCGTAAGATTGTaaatccccctccctccaccgattacccccaccccccattgcCGGCAGTGTCACTGGCAGCGCTGTGAATAGAGCAGGGGATGTTTTTGCAGCGATGATCGAGTATTCTTCTCTGCGTGCAGCTCCGGGCTACTGTATACAGTACCGGGGACGCGGCTGATGACATAATTAGACCCATAATGATCAGATCCAGAGTGTTACACTGGGGATCAGGAGGGACGGATGGATGAAGAGTGGGGGTAATTAGGAGTACAACAGGAGGGGGTAAGAGAGTCCCTATAGCTACAGCTGACTAATACTGGGGAaaattatacctggctaactcgTACTGTAGCATTTATAGCTGCTAACCATACTTGGGACACTtatacctgcctaacctatactgttacACCTATAGCTGGCCAAATATGCTAGGGACATTTATATTGGCTATCTATCAGGGCAGttaagtcggtacaaaaatcatcagactctgactcctcagtttatgaaaccaccgacttcgcCTGAAATTccaactccagatacccaaaactgctctgactccacagccctggcacctatacctggctacctatactgttgcACTAATacgttggctaacctatactggggtaacctatGCTCACCATTGGTGTACTGACCCCACACCGCGCACCTCTGATAGATTCCCAGTGTCTTCCATGCCCCTCAGCGGATTTGCTTCTCCCtctgcaattacatattcccccggCGATTGAGGGCCATGTAGCATCATCAACATCTGacggcaaactttttttttttttatgtgaattcaatacaataacctgtattgaattcaatatatatataaaaaaaaagtttacaaaaaaTGCTTTcaaattatttgaaattaattgaacTACTTTTTGTACAGAGATCCTGGGGAAATGGAATGCCAGGGAGGCTACCACTTGTCTTGCTCCTCCTATAATGACTGGAATTTTCCTTTAGTCTTTATTGAAATACTCAATAATGGTCAAAAAGTGCAATCTTGTGCCAGAGTGGGAAATACTTGTCACAGGTAAGATCTCGTAAGTGGAATCTTATAactcttaagccgcatctacacacgtagatgcggccgcgaggctccttatcaatcgagccgctgatgcggctcaattgataagatccaacaggacggatcttgcttccgccgattccctgctcgctccccgcgaggggacaatggcagggaatcgagcggaagataagcggcaccggcggggacaagcggggaatCGTATGCGGCGCACGCGGCGGGcatgcggcgggcacgcggaagaggcgatccggtggctaatcgagccaccggatcgcagcctcatctacgcatgtagatgcggctttataaCTCACGCCTCCACACATTTTGCtcttctgtctctgctgtctcatTGTTGATGACTCTCCTCAATTGATAGTCCGATTGTTACGTTGTAAAAAGAAGAACAGCTCTTGCTGTAATTTGCACAGTAAGTCATGTTCACTAACTATTGGTAAAATTGCTGTTTACTTCTTACACATGGCAACTTTACGGATATTTAGTGAATATGGCCCTTGAGTCATATAGTGGTGATTTCTGATCAGATTACCCACAAGGCAACCAAGGCAGGTTTCTGGGGCCTGATGGGTGCCCAGGGGCCTGGCTGGCGCCTTTTCTGACTAACCTTCCTCATCTTACCTTACCAAAGAAGTCAGATGACCAGAAGCAGGGCCCAAATTTGGCATCttgtctagggccccatttcaagtTATTCCTTCTCTGTTTCTGATGAGTACAGCTTAAATTATCCCACAAAAAGTTTCATTTAAAACTGatgtaaaaatgtaatttaaGGTTCTCTGATAATTTGAAAAAGTCATTAAAATCTTTAATTATAATTCAGCTGAGGCTGAGGTTATCTGAGAAACTTATTATTTTATTcctaaaatatactgtatatgagtcTTTAACATCCAGATAGAAGAAAAATGGTTCATTTTTAAAGCTTAAAGGGCCGTAcgataaaaaaagatttatacatacatacctgggactttctccagccccatctgcttggatcgctcccagctgctggagagagatacgtagagggcacacttctcgtgCATAGACTGAAGCAGAGTGACGGCAGTGATGGGACCGGGTtcccggagctgcagacagcagaggacggcagcgtgggtgcgatccgagcggatggggctggaggaagccccaggtgtgtataaatcttttttttatcgttcagctttggtacactttaagatcacAGGAAGTTCAAAATGTCCTGTGTGTTAAATTACCTTTTGTGTCAAATGATCCTAAAAATCCTGCTATTAAAATATAGCTAAAGGAGGCAAAGCAAGGGTGAATTCATTATAGAGATcacccatgtccctctcactactTACTTTTCTATTtgctttgcagggggggggggggggggtgcattggtGATCTCTCCACACTAAGTGGTGGGAGGCCAGTGGGGTCATTAGTGCTAGGAGGTGACCGGTCTATCAGAGGCATAATACGCTATTACATGGCACAGTGTGGTGCTGGGGAACTGACTAGATCCGGCAGAGAGGGGGTGAAACTCATGGAAACCTGCACTgctatgaaaaaagaaaaacacataccaactgattaagtttaaacaaggcctcgtttccatctgtgcccttttcagcaacatgtatcaatctgtaacattgatgtgctaaaAAAAGGGGACAGAAGTGGACAGAAGGGCactaagtggaaacgagccctgagggcccttttacacttaatgcattggtatgcgtgcgtaagtgtgcgttagtatgcgttggtatgcgtcttctccatagcagtgcattgtgaaaaagatgtcAGTTAAAAcatgtatagtgggaactgtgccataggaaaacatggacattactttgaaaatctgttttctttcagttataactgagtgcAACTGATTAAGAGTAAAAGGGGCCTTACTCTAGTAAGAACTGCTTGAGAAAAATCAATTTTCTGTTCCTAGACTATACCTTGCAAAAGTTACCATTGTTGCTAACAATGTCAGGAAGAATTACAGTGTCAGAAGGAAATCCATTCTATTTGACTTTTCAAGCCTTCATATTAATCTAAATGTAAAGGCTTCAGTTACTAATAGGAAAGCTCTGTGTCTCAACTAACATGGCTCGCATTTCTAATTGGCCTcacacagtggtgctcagcaagatttcggatatccgagctacccagataatccaaactttttccactatccgaatttTGAATAGCaagtcggatattttttaaaatccgaatagactatccgagcaaactcggatttcccatctgaaatccgaaatccgagcGGATAGTTTCTTCAGatgtccgagcagaagccaaaaccaCTTTGAATGGcaaaaatcagagagagagagagagagagagagagagagaaaagagagaagagagagagagagagagagagagagagagagagagagagagagagagagagagagagagagagagagagagagagagagagagagagagagagagagagagacctctgaAAGGGGTTTTTGACATTTGAAGAAATTTTTGGaagcattttcaggtcacttctggttttctatccCTATATCCGAATCTGACCGGATATGCAGGATATTGGGtttggataccaaaaagttcagattcgggtatccgatctggatccggatatctgggtttcCGGATCCGaagcaattcggattttaaaaaggggtatccaagcactCCTGGCCTCACAAAGACACAGATGTTCTGATCAGTGGAACTGCTAAAATACTATGTGTGCAGTTTTCCCTGCAGGTAGTCTCATATTATGCTGATAAACTTCTGAGGTTCTATTTCTGTAGCCTAAATTTGCGTGAGGGTGTCTATATGAATCTAGGCAACCTAGTGTTATATCCAAAATTATCTTCTGCTAAGTATGTCATGCGCACATACAGACTagattgtgtattctttttagtttttccttcatttcattttaaaatattaaCAAGAACAAACTTTGTACAGGCCCAGTCTAGATCTACTTCAGGAGTCCAGGGTTTTGCAcagagccggatttgtactctagtCTTTACAGCCCAAGGCAactgtcaccagcctccccccttTGTTATAGGTAACTagatgaccctccccccctttcctccagtataggtagccagttgactcccttaatccctccttttcccacccccttccgtataggtagtcagcttgccttcacagcagcaatcaatgtCATTCATTTCTCTGCTTGTTTCCagcgcagaagcttcctcttccttttcctttcagtctccaatgctgcccaagtccaaagCCGCTGGCCACAATACAAACGTGCACAGAAAgaaaggtggccgctgcacaggccgctggcagcagagtactgcagtcaggcactcgcctgatctccctgcattgcagcatttgcaagcttgcaccagtttagcctgctgctttggtgcccttgctcctgtggtgccctaggccatggcctaggttggCCTTGCTCTAAATGCGGCCCTGGTTATGCTGCTGGAAAACTGCTGCTGAAGATGGAATTGACTTTTTAGAGAGATAATTGTGTAGTCTATACCTGTAAATGTGTGATTTTATGGACAGTGCATTAACTTCAGCAGATGATAACTTCAAAAATAGAACGTAAGTAGCATGTTTTCTCATAATTGATTTAACAGTTCAATAAAATTGAGTTCTCCATCTCTCCTTATCTGCACAGCCTACTGGTGTAGATTGCAGAAGCAGTTAGATGCAGAAGCAGTTAGATGAGCCAATGTAAATATTAGAAAGGGTAATGGGATCTACGTGTCACTATTCTCATTCAAGATCTAAGAGCTATGCAATGTTGAATTAAAGGGACAATACATCCAAAATTGATATTTCATTTTGAGTAAGCGTCATAAGGTTGCATTAGACAGGAACTTGCTGCACGACTTGGTGGTTTAGTAATTAATTAATGATGGTGTTTGAATTTAGCACCGGAATACTCCCATTTGTCGTTGTTCAGTACCAAACAAGTGGACAGGTTCAGGAGGAGTTCACTGGCTTGCGAGTGAAGTTGCGATTCAAGTGACtcctatgcttcctccttccaactaATAGGAGGCAGTATCAGAGTCATGTGGAGTGCAGCcagtgaactcctcctgaccctgCCCGCTTGTTCGGTGCTGAACAGTGGAAAAGGGGAGCATTCAGGTGTTTGGAATTGGCTATATATAGTATAGTTAATCGCAGTCATGGTGATCGGGAAGGGCTGTTACAAGAAGTCCTACTTTGTgctcttttattttatatttctgcAGTGGGAGCTCTCATCCtctaagtggctggatagtgtattggttagGTTAAGGGctcggacacaggagaccagggtttgaatcttggctcttcctgctcagtaagccagcacctattcagtaggagaccttgggcaagactgcctaacactgctactgcctatagagtgcatcctagtggctgcagctcttgaactttgagtctgccaggagaaaagtgcaatgcaaatgttctgtgtcttgtctgagTCTTATGTTTGCAGCCAAAGATGTGAGACAGCATAGTATATACAGTAGATGGTAGTGGAAAGGTAATACAGAGGAAGGTCCTGTCAGTGGAATACTTAAAACATATAGGATGACAGTCATACAACTTCTAGTTGAAATATAACTTCTTAGTGGACTGACACAATATACATTGTCTTCATTTTTCATCTGTTTGAAAATGTATTCCCTCTTAACTCTCTCTGTTTACTATTTTCTTTTCAGGCAATATCTTCGTGGTCAGTTTATCAGTTGCGGATCTTGTGGTGGCTGTGTACCCATATCCAGTTATCCTCATAGCCATATTTCACAATGGATGGACGCTTGGGAATATTCATTGCCAAATTAGTGGCTTTCTAATGGGACTAAGTGTTATTGGTTCTGTCTTCAACATTACAGCCATAGCCATCAACAGATACTGTTACATCTGCCATAGCTTGCGATACGATAAGCTTTATAACCAGAAAAGCACATTCTGTTACCTCTGTTTGACTTGGGTGCTAACTGTTATTGCAATTATGCCAAACTTTTTTGTTGGATCTCTACAGTACGACCCCCGGATTTTCTCATGTACTTTTGCCCAAACAGTCAGCACTTCGTATACAATAACAGTGGTTGTGGTGCATTTTATTGTTCCTTTGGCAGTGGTGACATACTGCTATTTGAGGATATGGGTTTTGGTGATTCAAGTCAAGCACAGAGTAAGACAAGACTCCAAACAGAAGCTCACACCAACAGATCTAAGGAACTTTTTGACCATGTTTGTTGTGTTTGTCCTTTTTGCGGTTTGCTGGGGTCCTTTAAACTTTATCGGCCTGGCAGTTGCCATTAACCCTTTCCAGGTGGCACCAAAGATTCCAAAATGGCTCTTTGTATTAAGCTACTTTATGGCCTACTTTAACAGTTGTCTCAATGCTGTCATCTATGGTCTTCTCAATCAAAATTTTCGCAAGGAGTACAAAAGAATACTCATGACTTTATTGACTCCAAGACTTCTCTTCCTTGACACATCGAAAGGTGGAACTGAAGGAGCTAAAAGCAAGCCATCGCCAGTTGTCACCAATAACAATCAGGCTGACATATGTGTGTAACAATTTGACAGCCATTTTGTATTCATTTTTCGTCCATTAATCAATGTTATTTTTATCAACGTTTTTCACTATGTGCCTGTTTCCATGCACTTTGTCTATACGTAAAATACAGAAGTACTATGTCTGATACATATGACAGTGGTCTTAAAAACAATACCTCTCTGTTTAGCTTTGGAACTTAAATGGTCACTAAAGCCAAAACCAATATTTCATTAGTAGGTGGATTCAAGTGGGCTAAGTCacccattgtaattttttttgaaaGCTGGGCAAAGAAATGAAGTTTGGAGAACTATCATTGCCACTGATGCACAATTAATGTTCCCC
Coding sequences within it:
- the LOC137529089 gene encoding melatonin receptor type 1C, whose translation is MMEVNRTCLDCWTPGAAGTEQDRKDPPSPGLTTALAAVLIFTIVVDILGNVLVILSVLRNKKLRNAGNIFVVSLSVADLVVAVYPYPVILIAIFHNGWTLGNIHCQISGFLMGLSVIGSVFNITAIAINRYCYICHSLRYDKLYNQKSTFCYLCLTWVLTVIAIMPNFFVGSLQYDPRIFSCTFAQTVSTSYTITVVVVHFIVPLAVVTYCYLRIWVLVIQVKHRVRQDSKQKLTPTDLRNFLTMFVVFVLFAVCWGPLNFIGLAVAINPFQVAPKIPKWLFVLSYFMAYFNSCLNAVIYGLLNQNFRKEYKRILMTLLTPRLLFLDTSKGGTEGAKSKPSPVVTNNNQADICV